A region from the Aegilops tauschii subsp. strangulata cultivar AL8/78 chromosome 5, Aet v6.0, whole genome shotgun sequence genome encodes:
- the LOC109786499 gene encoding cadmium/zinc-transporting ATPase HMA3, giving the protein MMGGGEPYTALEESLLSGEAAARRQWEKTYLDVLGVCCSAEVALVERLLAPLDGVRAVSVVVPSRTVVVEHDPAAVSQSRIVKVLNGAGLEASVRAYGSSGVIGRWPSPYIVACGALLLASSFRWLLPPLQWLALGAACAGAPPMLLRGLAAASRLTLDINILMLIAVAGAVALKDYAEAGVIVFLFTTAEWLETLACTKASAGMSSLMSMIPPKAVLAETGEVVNVRDIGVGAVIAVRAGEMVPVDGVVVDGQSEVDERSLTGESYPVPKQPQSEVWAGTLNLDGYIAVRTMALAENSTVAKMESLVEEAQQSKSKTQRLIDSCARYYTPAVVVLGAGVALLPPLLGARDAERWFRLALVLLVSACPCALVLSTPVATFCALLTAARMGVLVKGGDVLESLGEIRAVAFDKTGTITRGEFSVDMFDVVGHKVQMSYLLYWISSIESKSSHPMAAALVEYAQSKSIEPKPECVAQFRILPGEGIYGEIDGKRIYVGNKRVLARGSSCQTVPERMNGLKGVSIGYVICDGDLVGVFSFSDDCRTGAAEAIRELASMGISSVLLTGDSAEAAVHAQQQLGGALEELHSELFPEDKVRLVGALKARAGPTMMVGDGMNDAPALATADVGVSMGISGSAAAMETSHATLMSSDILRVPEAVRLGRRARRTIAVNMVSSIAAKAAVLALAVAWRPVLWAAVLADVGTCLLVVLNSMLLLGEGRGRRGKEEACRATARSLEMRRSQLAAVSPDAAAKSVGKTGGDASKGCHCCHKPSKSPEHSVAIDVRAGEQRESPTAATCAPAKKVEVTGSVNGSAAPASSSGASVGCCPRETDSTEACKKMAPADLVLNICTTFGL; this is encoded by the exons ATGATGGGCGGCGGCGAGCCGTACACGGCGCTCGAGGAGAGCCTTCTGTCCGGGGAAGCGGCGGCGAGGAGGCAGTGGGAGAAGACGTACCTGGACGTGCTGGGCGTGTGCTGCTCGGCGGAGGTCGCGCTCGTCGAGCGGCTGCTGGCGCCGCTCGACGGCGTGAGGGCGGTGTCCGTCGTCGTCCCCTCCCGCACCGTCGTCGTCGAGCACGACCCCGCCGCCGTCTCTCAGTCCCGTATTG TCAAGGTCCTGAACGGGGCGGGCCTGGAGGCCTCGGTGCGAGCCTACGGCAGCAGCGGGGTCATCGGCCGATGGCCCAGCCCGTACATCGTCGCCTGCGGCGCCCTCCTCCTCGCGTCTTCCTTCAGGTGGCTCCTGCCTCCCCTGCAGTGGCTGGCCCTGGGGGCGGCCTGCGCCGGCGCTCCCCCGATGCTTCTCCGAGGGCTCGCCGCCGCCAGCAGGCTGACGCTGGACATCAACATCCTCATGCTTATCGCCGTTGCCGGTGCGGTTGCGCTCAAGGACTACGCGGAGGCAGGCGTCATCGTCTTCCTCTTCACCACTGCAGAGTGGCTCGAGACCCTGGCCTGCACCAAG GCCAGCGCCGGGATGTCGTCGTTGATGAGCATGATCCCGCCGAAGGCAGTCCTCGCGGAGACGGGCGAGGTCGTCAACGTGCGCGACATAGGTGTGGGCGCCGTCATCGCGGTCAGAGCCGGGGAGATGGTGCCGGTGGATGGCGTGGTGGTCGACGGGCAGAGTGAGGTCGATGAGAGGAGCCTCACCGGCGAGTCGTACCCGGTGCCCAAGCAACCGCAGTCCGAGGTCTGGGCCGGCACGCTCAACTTGGACG GCTACATCGCCGTGAGGACAATGGCCCTCGCCGAGAACTCCACGGTGGCCAAGATGGAGAGTCTGGTGGAGGAGGCCCAGCAGAGCAAGTCCAAGACGCAGCGGCTGATCGACTCCTGCGCCAGGTACTACACGCCGGCCGTGGTGGTTCTCGGAGCAGGGGtggcgctgctgccgccgctgctggGGGCGCGCGACGCGGAGCGGTGGTTCAGGCTGGCGCTGGTGCTGCTGGTGAGCGCGTGCCCGTGCGCGCTGGTGCTGTCGACGCCCGTCGCGACGTTCTGCGCGCTCCTGACGGCGGCGAGGATGGGGGTCCTCGTCAAGGGAGGGGACGTCCTCGAGTCGCTGGGCGAGATCAGGGCCGTGGCGTTCGACAAGACCGGCACCATCACCAGAGGGGAGTTCAGCGTCGACATGTTCGATGTGGTTGGGCACAAGGTTCAGATGAGCTATCTTCTTTACTG GATCTCAAGCATCGAGAGCAAATCCAGCCACCCAATGGCGGCTGCGCTCGTGGAGTACGCGCAGTCGAAATCCATCGAGCCGAAACCGGAATGCGTCGCCCAGTTCCGCATCCTTCCCGGCGAGGGCATCTATGGAGAGATCGACGGGAAACGCATCTACGTCGGGAACAAGAGGGTCTTGGCGAGGGGATCCTCCTGTCAGACAG TGCCAGAAAGAATGAATGGCCTGAAAGGCGTCTCGATCGGCTACGTGATCTGCGACGGGGACCTCGTCGGGGTGTTCTCGTTCTCCGACGACTGCCGGACCGGCGCGGCCGAAGCGATTCGAGAGCTGGCGTCCATGGGCATCAGCTCAGTACTGCTCACGGGGGACAGCGCGGAGGCGGCCGTGCACgcgcagcagcagctgggcggcGCCTTGGAGGAGCTCCACTCGGAGCTCTTCCCGGAGGACAAGGTCCGGCTGGTGGGCGCGCTGAAGGCGAGGGCTGGGCCGACGATGATGGTCGGCGACGGCATGAACGACGCCCCGGCACTGGCGACGgcggacgtgggcgtctccatgGGCATCTCCGGCTCGGCCGCGGCCATGGAGACCAGCCACGCGACGCTCATGTCCAGCGACATCCTCCGGGTCCCCGAGGCCGTCAGGCTCGGCAGGCGCGCCCGCCGGACCATCGCCGTCAACATGGTGTCCTCGATCGCCGCCAAGGCCGCCGTCCTCGCGCTCGCGGTCGCCTGGCGCCCGGTGCTGTGGGCGGCGGTCCTCGCCGACGTGGGGACGTGCCTGCTCGTCGTGCTCAACAGCATGCTGCTGCTGGGGGAGGGGCGCGGGCGCCGCGGGAAGGAGGAGGCGTGCCGCGCCACGGCCAGGTCGCTGGAGATGAGAAGGTCTCAGCTCGCCGCCGTTTCACCGGACGCTGCCGCTAAAAGCGTTGGAAAGACGGGCGGCGACGCATCGAAAGGCTGCCATTGCTGCCACAAGCCAAGCAAATCTCCTGAGCACTCGGTCGCCATCGACGTACGAGCCGGCGAGCAGCGTGAAAGCCCGACGGCCGCGACGTGTGCGCCGGCAAAAAAAGTCGAGGTCACCGGATCTGTCAACGGTTCCGCGGCGCCTGCTTCATCAAGCGGCGCGTCGGTAGGATGCTGCCCTCGTGAAACAGATAGCACGGAAGCGTGCAAGAAAATGGCTCCTGCTGATCTGGTGCTGAATATATGTACTACCTTTGGTTTATAA